Proteins from a genomic interval of Musa acuminata AAA Group cultivar baxijiao chromosome BXJ1-9, Cavendish_Baxijiao_AAA, whole genome shotgun sequence:
- the LOC103998844 gene encoding auxin-induced protein 22D: MEDLDNLKATELTLGLPGTDAPEKPSPASTTGANKRANEECCLPVAKKQVVGWPPLRSYRMNSIRIRKMEAEDNTGIYVKVGMDGAPYLRKVDLGVYTGYKELTEALNDMFKCFSLGGAEGHEESGYAITYEDKDGDWMLVGDVPWEMFISSCKRMRIMKGSEARGLSSST; this comes from the exons ATGGAAGATCTCGACAACCTCAAGGCAACCGAGTTGACACTTGGTCTCCCTGGCACCGACGCCCCGGAGAAGCCATCGCCGGCCAGCACCACTGGGGCTAACAAGCGGGCCAACGAGGAGTGCTGTTTGCCTGTAGCCAA GAAACAGGTCGTGGGATGGCCACCTCTAAGATCTTACAGGATGAACAGCATCAGGATAAGAAAGATGGAGGCAGAAGACAACACCGGAATCTACGTGAAGGTCGGCATGGATGGAGCCCCTTACCTAAGAAAAGTGGATCTTGGGGTTTACACGGGCTATAAGGAGCTCACGGAGGCCTTGAATGACATGTTCAAATGCTTTTCTTTAG GTGGTGCAGAAGGACATGAAGAGTCTGGTTATGCAATCACATATGAAGATAAAGATGGAGATTGGATGTTGGTTGGAGATGTTCCATGGGA GATGTTCATCTCTTCATGCAAGAGGATGAGGATAATGAAGGGATCTGAAGCAAGAGGCTTGAGCTCAAGCACATAG